In the Fusobacterium simiae genome, TTTTAGTTCCATTACGATAATTAGTACCATCAGAATGCTGATACTTTTCATAACCAATATGTTCATCCATCTCAGCTTCAAGCATAGACTTAATAGTTCCGCCTAAAAGGTCTTTAAGAGCTTCTTGAATATCCTCAGTAGTTTTAATATCATATTCTTCAATTAAAGAAGCAATAATATTTTTCTTTCCTTCAGTTAATGGTTTTACTTTGTAAACTTCTTTTTTTTCTTTCATAAAAATAGCCTCCTATGATTTTTAATATTCTATCATAGAAGACTATATTTTTTAACAATTTACAGACTTTTTTCTACACTCTCAAATCAATCGTTTTTTAATTGTTGTTCAAAAATAAAATCAAAGAGCTGTTGAAATTTATTTTTAATTCAAACAGCTCCTTTAAAAATATTTATTTTATGTTTTTCTTTTTTCTACACTCTCTATTTATTTTTTAATAGTCTATTTAATTTTTCTTCTAAGTTTTTAATCTTTTCATCTTGTTCTTTATTTTTTGTATTTAAAGAATTAATTTCTGCTTTTAGTTCTTGATTTTCTCTACCTTGATTATTAACTTGAGATTTTAAATCTTGGTTTTCAACAGTCAATCTTTTAACTTCATTTTGAACTACATATTGAGGAGTTTCATTATATTCAACTCCACTACCTTTACCAAGTTTTAAAGTAAATCCAACATTAGCCATACTCTTTACTCTTCTTTCTCCACCAATAGCTACTCCAGCACTCATCATAAACCTATCATTGAAATAATAACTTAATCCAACAGCAACAGATTGTTTATTTCTATAATGTCCTAATGCAGCCATTACTTGAGTAGGAGCTTTAGGGTCATATTGCATAGGATGTAATCCGGCAAGAGCAGCACTTAATGAACCAACATGATTAATTTCATCTTTAACATCATCTATTTTTTCATCAACTTCATTTCTTAAATTTTCTATACCAGTTGCACCTGAATTTTGCATAGCTTTATATAATTGTCTACC is a window encoding:
- a CDS encoding transposase gives rise to the protein MKEKKEVYKVKPLTEGKKNIIASLIEEYDIKTTEDIQEALKDLLGGTIKSMLEAEMDEHIGYEKYQHSDGTNYRNGTK